A portion of the Pseudoxanthomonas sp. JBR18 genome contains these proteins:
- a CDS encoding GNAT family N-acetyltransferase, giving the protein MSGQKRLPPWHEKFRLRDGRELLIRPIRQEDAAPIRGAFSLLEPQEIRQRFLSPMNELSVDQAAALCTPDSRTAFALVAAEPMIPGEALVGAVARAHILDGGKQAEYTVLVSRFIAGQGVGRHLMRRLVKWARGRNVQQLQGDVLDDNQPMLQLVKSLGFRVLPGHQTPGMSRVVLDLDTAAGRLGEAEPAPTAPA; this is encoded by the coding sequence ATGAGCGGGCAAAAAAGACTGCCGCCGTGGCACGAGAAATTCCGGCTGAGGGATGGCCGTGAACTCCTGATCCGGCCAATTAGGCAAGAAGACGCGGCACCGATCCGCGGGGCGTTTTCCCTGTTGGAGCCCCAGGAGATCCGCCAGCGTTTTCTTTCACCGATGAACGAACTGTCCGTGGACCAGGCTGCGGCCCTGTGCACGCCCGACAGCCGCACGGCGTTCGCGCTGGTCGCCGCCGAGCCGATGATCCCAGGCGAAGCCCTGGTCGGCGCGGTGGCGCGGGCCCACATCCTGGACGGTGGCAAACAGGCCGAGTACACGGTCCTGGTGAGTCGCTTCATCGCCGGTCAGGGCGTGGGCCGGCATTTGATGCGCCGGCTGGTGAAGTGGGCGCGCGGACGCAACGTGCAGCAGCTGCAGGGCGACGTGCTGGACGACAATCAGCCAATGCTGCAACTGGTCAAGTCGCTGGGCTTCCGCGTGTTGCCAGGGCACCAGACCCCGGGCATGTCCCGGGTGGTGCTGGATCTGGACACGGCCGCCGGTCGCCTGGGCGAGGCCGAACCCGCGCCGACCGCGCCAGCCTGA
- the mfd gene encoding transcription-repair coupling factor: MSQSSSTPPLPRAGQPRAWWRAPTSPSALAWHLVQAARAHDGPLLAIAADNHGAHQIESDLQTLLGPDADLPVLPFPDWETLPYDRFSPHPDIISQRLAALNRLPTLGRGIVVVPVQTLMQRLAPVARMSGSSFDYRVGQKLDFDEEKRRLEAASYRNVPQVQDPGDFAVRGGLLDVYPMGAKAPLRIELFDEDIDTIRAFDPETQRSLDKTDAIRILPGREVPLDPRSVEKAMNALRERFDVDTRRSSLYQDLKSGLAPAGVEYYLPLFYDATATLFDYVGDKALPVLADAALANADAFWLQAQSRYEQRRHDVEHPVLPPEELYLAPNPLRELLNQRPRVELCGPAHPRVDEAKSLGDVIMPPLPLAPRDAPAGQALRQFLDGYPGGVLVAADSAGRREALMEVMQSAQLKPEVVHDFKAFLDKGPGARTFAIAVAPLEDGFALESPRIAVLTERQLFPERANQPHRRRRSGKEPEAIIRDLGELSEGAPIVHEDHGVGRYRGLITLEAGGMPAEYVEIEYAKGDRLYVPVAQLHLISRYSGASVETAPLHSLGGEAWTKAKRRAAEKVRDVAAELLEIQARRQARAGLALDVDRAMYEPFAATFPFEETPDQHAAIDAVLRDLASSQPMDRVVCGDVGFGKTEVAVRAAFAAASAGKQVAVLVPTTLLAEQHYRNFRDRFADWPLRVEVLSRFRSTKEIKAELAKLADGQLDVIVGTHRLLQSDVKFKDLGLVIVDEEQRFGVRQKEALKALRANVHLLTLTATPIPRTLNMAMAGLRDLSIIATPPANRMAVQTFVTVWDEALLREAFQRELARGGQVYFLHNDVESIGRMQRDLQALVPEARIGVAHGQMPERELEQVMLGFQKQRFNVLVCSTIIESGIDIPNANTIIINRADRFGLAQLHQLRGRVGRSHHRSYAYLVAPETRSLTDDARRRLEAISSMDELGAGFMLSTHDLEIRGAGELLGEDQSGQMAEIGFSLYTELLDRAVRSIRRGHLPDVDAGEEARGAEIGLHVPALIPEDYLPDVHTRLTLYKRVSSARDVDELRELQVEMIDRFGLLPDPVKHLFATAELKLTADQLGIRKLELGEAGGRIVFEAKPKVDPMTVIQLIQKQPRIYAMDGPDKLKIKLPLPEAADRFNAAKGLMTALAPAA, translated from the coding sequence ATGAGCCAGTCTTCCTCGACCCCGCCGCTGCCGCGTGCCGGCCAGCCGCGCGCCTGGTGGCGCGCCCCGACCTCTCCTTCCGCCCTGGCCTGGCACCTGGTGCAGGCCGCGCGCGCGCATGATGGCCCGCTGCTGGCTATCGCCGCGGACAACCACGGCGCGCACCAGATCGAATCGGACCTGCAGACCCTGCTGGGCCCCGATGCCGACCTGCCGGTGCTGCCATTCCCGGACTGGGAGACCCTGCCCTACGACCGCTTCAGCCCGCACCCGGACATCATCTCCCAGCGCCTGGCCGCGCTGAACCGCCTGCCCACGCTGGGGCGCGGCATCGTGGTGGTGCCGGTGCAGACGCTGATGCAGCGCCTGGCACCGGTGGCGCGCATGTCCGGCAGCAGCTTCGACTACCGCGTCGGCCAGAAGCTGGACTTCGACGAGGAAAAGCGCCGCCTGGAGGCCGCCAGCTACCGCAACGTGCCCCAGGTGCAGGACCCGGGCGACTTCGCCGTGCGCGGGGGCCTGCTGGACGTCTACCCGATGGGCGCCAAGGCCCCGCTGCGCATCGAGCTGTTCGACGAAGATATCGACACCATCCGGGCCTTCGACCCGGAGACCCAGCGCTCGCTGGACAAGACCGACGCCATCCGCATCCTGCCCGGGCGCGAGGTGCCGCTGGACCCGCGCAGCGTGGAGAAGGCGATGAACGCCCTGCGCGAGCGCTTCGACGTGGACACACGCCGCAGCAGCCTCTACCAGGATCTCAAGTCCGGCCTGGCGCCGGCCGGCGTGGAGTACTACCTGCCGCTGTTCTACGACGCCACCGCCACGCTGTTCGACTACGTGGGCGACAAGGCGCTGCCGGTGCTGGCCGATGCCGCCCTGGCCAATGCCGATGCGTTCTGGCTGCAGGCGCAGTCGCGCTACGAGCAGCGCCGCCACGATGTCGAGCATCCGGTGCTGCCGCCCGAAGAGCTGTACCTGGCCCCCAATCCCCTGCGCGAGCTGCTCAACCAGCGTCCGCGCGTGGAGCTGTGCGGACCGGCCCACCCGCGCGTGGACGAGGCCAAGTCGCTGGGCGACGTGATCATGCCGCCACTGCCGCTGGCGCCGCGCGACGCGCCGGCCGGTCAGGCGCTGCGCCAGTTCCTGGACGGCTATCCGGGCGGCGTGCTGGTCGCGGCCGATTCGGCCGGCCGCCGCGAGGCGCTGATGGAAGTCATGCAGTCGGCCCAGCTCAAGCCCGAGGTGGTGCACGACTTCAAGGCCTTCCTGGACAAAGGCCCGGGCGCCAGGACCTTCGCCATTGCCGTGGCGCCGCTGGAGGACGGCTTCGCGCTGGAATCCCCGCGCATCGCGGTGCTCACCGAGCGCCAGCTGTTCCCCGAGCGCGCCAACCAGCCGCATCGGCGGCGCCGCAGCGGCAAGGAGCCCGAGGCGATCATCCGCGACCTGGGCGAACTGTCCGAAGGCGCGCCCATCGTCCACGAGGACCACGGCGTGGGCCGCTACCGTGGCCTGATCACGCTGGAAGCCGGCGGCATGCCGGCCGAGTACGTCGAGATCGAGTACGCCAAGGGCGACCGCCTGTACGTGCCGGTGGCGCAGCTGCACCTGATCAGCCGTTACTCCGGCGCCTCGGTGGAGACCGCGCCGCTGCATTCGCTGGGCGGCGAGGCCTGGACCAAGGCCAAGCGCCGCGCCGCCGAAAAAGTGCGCGACGTGGCCGCCGAACTGCTGGAAATCCAGGCCCGTCGCCAGGCCCGCGCCGGCCTGGCCTTGGATGTGGACCGGGCGATGTACGAGCCGTTCGCCGCGACCTTCCCGTTCGAGGAGACGCCCGACCAGCACGCGGCCATCGACGCGGTGCTGCGCGACCTGGCCAGCAGCCAGCCAATGGACCGCGTGGTCTGCGGCGACGTGGGCTTCGGCAAGACCGAGGTCGCCGTGCGCGCCGCCTTCGCCGCCGCCAGCGCCGGCAAGCAGGTCGCCGTGCTGGTGCCAACCACCCTGCTGGCCGAGCAGCACTACCGCAACTTCCGCGATCGCTTCGCCGACTGGCCGCTGCGGGTGGAGGTGCTCTCGCGCTTCAGGTCCACCAAGGAGATCAAGGCGGAACTGGCCAAGCTGGCCGACGGGCAGCTGGACGTGATCGTCGGCACCCATCGCCTGCTGCAGAGCGACGTCAAGTTCAAGGACCTGGGGCTGGTGATCGTCGACGAGGAGCAGCGCTTCGGCGTGCGCCAGAAGGAGGCGCTCAAGGCCCTGCGCGCCAACGTGCACCTGCTGACCCTGACCGCCACGCCGATCCCGCGCACGCTCAACATGGCCATGGCCGGCCTGCGCGACCTGTCGATCATCGCCACCCCGCCGGCCAACCGCATGGCGGTGCAGACCTTCGTCACCGTGTGGGACGAGGCGCTGCTGCGCGAGGCCTTCCAGCGCGAACTGGCGCGTGGCGGGCAGGTGTATTTCCTGCACAACGATGTGGAAAGCATCGGCCGCATGCAGCGCGACCTGCAGGCGCTGGTGCCGGAGGCGCGCATCGGCGTGGCCCACGGCCAGATGCCCGAGCGCGAGCTGGAACAGGTGATGCTGGGCTTCCAGAAGCAGCGCTTCAACGTGCTGGTGTGCTCGACCATCATCGAATCGGGCATCGATATCCCGAATGCCAACACCATCATCATCAACCGCGCCGACCGCTTCGGCCTGGCCCAGCTGCACCAGCTGCGTGGCCGCGTCGGTCGCTCGCACCATCGCTCGTACGCGTATCTGGTGGCGCCTGAGACGCGGTCGCTCACCGACGATGCGCGCCGTCGCCTGGAGGCCATTTCCTCCATGGACGAACTGGGCGCTGGCTTCATGCTGTCCACCCACGACTTGGAAATCCGCGGCGCCGGCGAGCTGCTGGGCGAAGACCAGAGCGGCCAGATGGCCGAGATCGGCTTCAGCCTGTACACCGAGCTGCTGGATCGCGCGGTGCGCTCCATCCGCCGGGGGCACCTGCCCGACGTGGATGCCGGCGAGGAAGCGCGCGGGGCCGAGATCGGCCTGCATGTCCCCGCCCTGATCCCCGAGGACTACCTGCCCGACGTGCATACGCGCCTGACCCTGTACAAGCGCGTGTCCAGCGCCCGCGACGTGGACGAACTGCGCGAGCTGCAGGTGGAGATGATCGACCGTTTCGGCCTGCTGCCCGACCCGGTCAAGCACCTGTTCGCCACCGCCGAGCTCAAGCTCACCGCCGACCAGTTGGGCATCCGCAAGCTGGAGCTGGGCGAAGCCGGCGGGCGCATCGTGTTCGAGGCCAAGCCCAAGGTCGACCCGATGACCGTCATCCAGCTGATCCAGAAGCAGCCCCGCATCTACGCCATGGACGGCCCGGACAAGCTGAAGATCAAGCTCCCCCTGCCCGAGGCCGCCGACCGCTTCAACGCCGCCAAGGGCCTGATGACGGCGCTGGCGCCGGCGGCCTGA
- a CDS encoding DUF2251 domain-containing protein: protein MPINVVAKQEITVGTEQFVDGTAPDGPFAVVFEDDGDTGYLYALDRSKSDPSIQDALHIYNVANVTDGHRPSLVEIGWSLDNLKAILLINDYPHAIFDFSSKQGYCRTGFPPPSENGDWSGHEWDESAPKLFEDEA from the coding sequence ATGCCAATCAATGTCGTAGCCAAGCAAGAGATCACGGTCGGAACCGAGCAGTTCGTGGATGGAACTGCCCCAGATGGTCCCTTCGCTGTCGTTTTCGAAGATGACGGGGACACGGGCTACCTCTACGCGCTAGATAGATCCAAGTCGGACCCGTCCATTCAAGATGCGCTGCACATCTATAACGTCGCAAATGTCACGGACGGACATCGCCCTTCGCTAGTCGAGATTGGCTGGTCACTGGACAACCTAAAGGCAATTTTGCTTATAAATGACTATCCTCATGCCATCTTCGACTTTTCGTCAAAGCAAGGCTACTGCCGAACCGGATTTCCACCTCCTTCGGAGAACGGAGATTGGTCCGGCCACGAGTGGGACGAGTCCGCGCCCAAGCTCTTCGAGGACGAAGCCTAA
- a CDS encoding MAPEG family protein: protein MSQALILAMAAHVALAALLYVLLTVARAPAVWGVGKRADGSNPFAEFEPRIGASLSNQFEWPVLFYAACILLLLGTPGPAAVGLAWLFVAGRVLHSVVHIGTRNVRLRGVVFTLNFLAVLGLWVLVVARAASEPLA, encoded by the coding sequence ATGTCGCAAGCGCTGATTCTGGCCATGGCCGCGCATGTCGCGCTCGCGGCATTGCTCTATGTGCTTCTCACCGTTGCTCGCGCCCCGGCGGTGTGGGGCGTCGGGAAGCGCGCCGATGGGTCGAACCCGTTCGCGGAATTCGAGCCGCGCATCGGCGCCAGCCTTTCCAACCAATTCGAATGGCCGGTGCTGTTCTACGCCGCATGCATCCTCTTGCTGCTCGGGACTCCCGGGCCGGCCGCCGTCGGCTTGGCGTGGCTGTTTGTCGCGGGCCGCGTCCTCCACAGCGTGGTGCACATTGGCACGCGGAACGTCCGGCTCCGGGGTGTCGTGTTCACCCTGAACTTCCTGGCCGTGTTGGGTCTTTGGGTGCTTGTAGTTGCACGCGCAGCGTCCGAGCCCCTGGCCTAA
- a CDS encoding MAPEG family protein, producing MASALALSVAGLGAEVLVAPAVLLPDTLEGRLQLAACAALAPALAFAACIARLAAHRFRTPADLDGSGMTEGTDQARLLQALLQNTLEQLALALPVYAAWAALAPPRWLVALPVAAGMFVLGRLLFFVGYARGAPGRAFGFALTFYPSVLLLLGALLFAAHLV from the coding sequence ATGGCGTCGGCCCTGGCGCTCTCTGTCGCCGGGCTGGGCGCTGAGGTCCTTGTTGCGCCGGCTGTGTTGCTGCCAGACACCTTGGAGGGCCGGCTGCAGCTGGCGGCGTGTGCCGCGTTGGCGCCTGCACTGGCGTTCGCGGCCTGCATCGCGCGGCTGGCCGCGCATCGCTTTCGCACGCCCGCCGACCTCGATGGCAGTGGCATGACCGAGGGCACGGACCAGGCCAGATTGCTGCAGGCGCTGCTGCAGAACACGCTCGAACAACTGGCCCTCGCCCTGCCCGTCTACGCCGCCTGGGCCGCGCTGGCGCCGCCACGCTGGCTGGTGGCACTCCCCGTGGCCGCTGGCATGTTCGTGCTGGGGCGGCTGCTCTTCTTCGTCGGCTATGCGCGGGGGGCGCCAGGCCGAGCGTTCGGATTTGCGCTGACGTTCTATCCCAGCGTGCTCCTGCTGCTCGGTGCGCTCTTGTTCGCTGCACACCTGGTTTGA
- a CDS encoding glycoside hydrolase family 15 protein, whose product MKGNAESCLQDARDFRVDGVLPIARYGALGEGRSVALSGVDGSIDWWCAPNMDSPPLFDRLLDPERGGFFSLCPDEPFDIERRYRDDSNVLETVFRTASARAVLVESLNSGNAGRLPWCELARRVEGLEGTMRFVLKMKPGARAETANPYYSTVGPHKVFHVQRLLGLLIHHSAVQCHWSDAGITGEVTVSAGERATIALVVGEDEPLVAPSVEEVDGRIDLTDREWRAWASNVKFQGDARAGFVRSALALKLLLYSPSGAIAAAATTSLPERIGGEKNFDYRYAWVRDAGYTIQAFLAAGLEAESKAAFTWLLKQLRRHGSKVVFTLDGEQVPSVAHKRAAGYRDSTPVVVGNLAGDQHQHGIYGDIFETAWCFVNTGNVLDSASAEVLSHLADECADRWRMPDSGIWELADLQHYTMSKVSCWQALARAVELADQGQLPTTCRDRWHRERDRIRAWIEAECWSDEKQAFVMYPGSDRLDASIALAVRFRFDGKERLQKTLDAIDHELGQGEFHYRYSDMEQEEGCFIACSFWMAEAVARLGDTEAARARLHRLGRALGHCNGVLSEMIDPHTGEFLGNTPQGLSHLAHIMAMSTVAELSAHPSPQQGESP is encoded by the coding sequence ATGAAGGGGAACGCTGAAAGCTGTCTTCAGGACGCGCGCGATTTCCGCGTGGACGGCGTGCTGCCCATTGCGCGCTACGGCGCGTTGGGTGAGGGGCGCTCGGTCGCGCTCTCCGGCGTGGATGGCTCGATCGACTGGTGGTGCGCGCCCAACATGGATAGCCCGCCGCTGTTCGATCGCCTGCTCGATCCCGAGCGCGGCGGGTTCTTCTCGCTCTGCCCCGATGAGCCCTTCGACATCGAGCGCCGCTACCGCGACGACAGCAATGTGCTGGAGACCGTGTTCCGCACCGCGTCGGCGCGGGCGGTCCTGGTCGAGTCTCTGAACAGCGGCAACGCCGGGCGCCTGCCCTGGTGCGAGCTGGCACGGCGGGTCGAGGGCCTGGAAGGGACGATGCGCTTTGTCCTCAAAATGAAGCCAGGCGCACGGGCCGAAACCGCCAACCCGTATTACTCCACGGTCGGGCCGCACAAGGTCTTCCATGTGCAGCGGCTGCTGGGGCTTTTGATCCACCACTCCGCCGTGCAGTGCCACTGGTCCGATGCCGGGATCACCGGTGAGGTCACGGTCTCGGCGGGAGAACGGGCCACCATTGCGCTGGTGGTCGGCGAGGACGAGCCGCTGGTGGCCCCCTCGGTCGAAGAAGTCGATGGCCGCATCGACCTGACCGATCGCGAATGGCGCGCGTGGGCGAGCAACGTCAAGTTCCAGGGTGATGCGCGCGCGGGGTTCGTGCGCAGTGCGCTCGCGCTCAAGCTGCTGCTGTACTCGCCTTCCGGTGCCATCGCGGCCGCGGCGACCACATCGCTGCCGGAGCGGATCGGCGGTGAGAAGAACTTCGACTATCGCTATGCGTGGGTCAGGGACGCCGGCTACACCATCCAGGCGTTCCTGGCGGCCGGGCTGGAAGCCGAATCGAAGGCGGCCTTCACCTGGCTGCTCAAGCAGCTGCGACGACACGGTTCCAAGGTGGTTTTCACCCTGGATGGGGAGCAGGTGCCGTCGGTCGCGCACAAGCGTGCGGCGGGCTACCGCGATTCCACACCCGTGGTGGTCGGCAACCTGGCCGGTGACCAGCACCAGCACGGTATCTACGGCGACATCTTCGAGACCGCCTGGTGCTTCGTGAACACCGGCAACGTGCTGGACAGCGCCAGCGCGGAAGTGCTTTCGCATCTGGCCGACGAGTGTGCCGATCGCTGGCGGATGCCGGATTCGGGCATCTGGGAGCTGGCGGACCTGCAGCACTACACCATGTCCAAGGTCAGCTGCTGGCAGGCATTGGCGCGGGCGGTGGAACTGGCCGACCAGGGCCAGTTGCCCACCACCTGCCGCGACCGCTGGCACCGCGAGCGCGACAGGATCCGGGCCTGGATCGAAGCCGAGTGCTGGTCCGACGAGAAGCAGGCCTTCGTCATGTATCCGGGCAGCGATCGGCTCGATGCCTCCATCGCCCTGGCCGTGCGTTTCAGGTTCGATGGCAAGGAGCGGCTGCAGAAGACGCTGGACGCCATCGACCACGAACTGGGCCAAGGCGAGTTCCACTATCGCTACTCGGACATGGAGCAGGAGGAAGGCTGTTTCATCGCCTGTTCCTTCTGGATGGCCGAAGCGGTCGCGCGCCTGGGCGACACCGAGGCGGCCCGTGCGCGCCTGCATCGCCTCGGTCGCGCGCTCGGCCACTGCAACGGCGTGCTGAGCGAAATGATCGACCCCCATACCGGCGAGTTCCTGGGCAACACGCCCCAGGGGCTCAGCCACCTGGCGCACATCATGGCCATGTCCACGGTGGCCGAACTGAGCGCACACCCCTCACCACAGCAAGGAGAATCTCCATGA
- a CDS encoding SDR family oxidoreductase → MSDRLKMQDPRTQYPQPPFPAQPQQAPGEAAKMEPTPDHGESSYQGSGKLKGRKALVTGGDSGIGRAAAIAFAREGADVAISYLPSEEADAKEVIELIQAEGRKALSLPGDVTDQAWCKTLVDKTVSELGGLDVLVINAGRQQYREDISQLSAEDFDKTLKTNLYAMHWIAQAAVPHLPAGASVITTASIQAYDPSAILLDYATTKAGIVAYTKALAKQLMEKGIRANVVAPGPFWTVLQWAGGQPTDKVTQFGAQTEFKRPGQPVEIAPLYVLLASQEGSYLSGEVLGATGGAGVA, encoded by the coding sequence ATGAGCGATCGTCTCAAGATGCAGGACCCACGCACCCAATATCCCCAGCCGCCCTTCCCCGCCCAGCCGCAGCAAGCGCCCGGCGAGGCGGCCAAGATGGAACCCACGCCGGATCACGGCGAGAGCAGCTACCAGGGCTCGGGCAAGCTCAAGGGGCGCAAGGCCCTGGTCACCGGCGGCGACAGCGGCATCGGCCGCGCCGCCGCGATTGCCTTTGCCCGCGAGGGAGCCGATGTCGCCATCTCCTATCTTCCCAGTGAGGAGGCCGACGCCAAGGAAGTGATCGAACTGATCCAGGCCGAGGGGCGCAAGGCGCTCAGCCTGCCTGGCGACGTCACCGATCAGGCCTGGTGCAAGACCCTGGTGGACAAGACGGTCTCCGAGCTCGGCGGCCTGGACGTGCTGGTCATCAATGCCGGTCGGCAGCAGTACCGCGAGGACATTTCCCAGCTCAGTGCCGAGGACTTCGACAAGACGCTCAAGACCAACCTGTATGCGATGCACTGGATCGCGCAGGCCGCGGTGCCGCATCTGCCGGCCGGCGCGTCGGTGATCACCACCGCATCGATCCAGGCCTATGACCCCTCGGCGATCCTGCTGGATTACGCCACCACCAAGGCGGGCATCGTGGCCTACACCAAGGCGCTTGCCAAACAGCTGATGGAGAAAGGCATCCGCGCCAATGTCGTTGCGCCGGGTCCGTTCTGGACCGTGCTGCAGTGGGCCGGTGGTCAACCCACCGATAAGGTGACCCAGTTCGGCGCGCAGACGGAGTTCAAGCGCCCGGGCCAGCCGGTCGAAATCGCCCCGCTCTACGTGCTGCTGGCCAGCCAGGAAGGCAGCTATCTGTCCGGTGAAGTGCTGGGCGCCACCGGTGGCGCTGGCGTCGCCTGA
- a CDS encoding SDR family oxidoreductase, whose amino-acid sequence MDLGIKDRIALISGADSGMGLETARQLLQAGARVAITDLPDGTLQQAHDELSALGQVIAVTGDVRRENDVHRIWSEVRERLGDPDIYVNAAGVTGATGDFLDVSDAGWLETLDINLMGAVRMCRQAIPAMRQRKWGRIVLFASEDAVQPYVDELPYCASKAGILSLAKGLSKAYGADNVLVNTVSPAFIHTPMTDAMMEKRAKEKGVSVDKAIATFLDEERPGMTLKRRGKPEEVAAAVAFLCSERASFINGAGLRIDSGSVFTIAG is encoded by the coding sequence ATGGACCTCGGTATCAAAGACAGGATCGCGCTGATCAGCGGCGCGGACTCGGGCATGGGCCTGGAAACGGCCAGGCAGCTACTGCAGGCTGGCGCCCGCGTGGCCATCACCGACTTGCCGGACGGGACCCTGCAACAGGCCCACGACGAGCTCTCCGCGCTGGGGCAGGTCATCGCGGTGACCGGCGATGTCAGGCGCGAGAACGATGTCCACCGCATCTGGTCGGAGGTGCGCGAGCGCCTGGGCGACCCCGATATCTACGTCAACGCCGCAGGCGTCACGGGCGCCACGGGGGACTTTCTCGACGTCAGCGATGCGGGCTGGCTGGAGACACTGGACATCAACCTGATGGGCGCGGTACGCATGTGCCGACAGGCCATTCCCGCCATGCGCCAGCGCAAGTGGGGGCGCATCGTGTTGTTCGCCTCCGAGGATGCCGTTCAGCCCTATGTGGACGAACTGCCGTACTGCGCCTCCAAGGCCGGCATTCTGAGTTTGGCCAAGGGGCTCTCCAAGGCCTATGGCGCCGACAACGTGCTGGTCAATACGGTGTCGCCGGCCTTCATCCACACGCCGATGACCGACGCCATGATGGAAAAGCGGGCCAAGGAAAAAGGCGTCAGCGTGGACAAGGCCATCGCCACATTCCTGGACGAAGAACGGCCGGGCATGACGCTCAAGCGCCGCGGCAAGCCGGAAGAAGTCGCGGCGGCCGTGGCCTTCCTGTGTTCCGAGCGCGCCAGTTTCATCAACGGCGCCGGCTTGCGCATTGACTCCGGCTCAGTGTTCACCATCGCCGGCTGA
- a CDS encoding GMC family oxidoreductase: protein MSNPSCVDAVVVGSGAGGGPLAARLARAGLSVLVLEAGARFAPADHLPDELESSLYWMEERLSGGRTPTAFGPNNSGTGMGGSTLHWGAFCPRPDARDLALRSHHAVGEDWPIAHRELVDYLREVEATIGVAGPSPYPWDPGRAYAYAPPRRNAPAEAMARGCAASGITATDAPAALVTQDREQPFLGRRLACANCGACHQGCFNGAKAGSDTSWLPMAQAHGATLQAGARVIDIELDARGRVTGVVYRLEDRNVRQRCQALFLCAGGIETPRLLLNVGLANSSGQVGRNFMAHVATQVWGRFDASMRMNRGYPSSLISEDMLRPADADFAGGYLIQSLGVQPVTLANSLVRGAGLWGAELVSVLQDYNHLAGIGINGECLPGENNVLTLAAEDDDFGMKKARVDFSFNDNEQALDAHAQRTLRQIWEAAGARDIFAVARSAHTLGTCRMGTDRSRAVVDADGRSFDIDNLYICDNSTFPSAMAANPALTQMALGLRTADRFLAA from the coding sequence ATGAGCAACCCCTCATGCGTCGATGCGGTCGTGGTGGGCAGCGGAGCAGGCGGAGGCCCGCTGGCCGCACGGCTTGCGCGGGCGGGCCTGTCGGTGCTGGTGCTGGAGGCGGGCGCACGGTTCGCCCCGGCCGACCATCTTCCCGACGAGCTGGAGTCCAGCCTGTACTGGATGGAGGAGCGACTGAGCGGAGGGCGCACACCGACCGCCTTCGGCCCCAACAATTCCGGAACGGGCATGGGAGGCTCGACCCTGCACTGGGGCGCGTTCTGCCCACGGCCGGATGCGCGCGACCTGGCGCTGCGTTCGCACCATGCAGTGGGTGAGGACTGGCCCATCGCGCATCGTGAGCTCGTGGACTACCTGCGTGAGGTGGAGGCGACCATCGGCGTTGCCGGGCCTTCGCCTTATCCCTGGGATCCCGGCCGCGCGTACGCCTATGCGCCACCCAGGCGCAATGCACCGGCCGAAGCGATGGCCCGTGGCTGCGCGGCGAGCGGCATCACCGCGACCGACGCCCCGGCGGCGCTGGTGACGCAGGACCGCGAGCAGCCCTTCCTCGGCCGGCGCCTGGCCTGCGCCAACTGTGGCGCATGTCACCAGGGCTGCTTCAATGGGGCCAAGGCTGGCTCGGACACCAGCTGGCTGCCGATGGCGCAGGCGCATGGCGCCACGCTCCAGGCCGGCGCACGCGTCATCGACATCGAGCTCGACGCGCGCGGGCGGGTGACCGGCGTCGTGTATCGCCTGGAAGACCGGAACGTCAGGCAACGTTGCCAGGCCTTGTTCCTGTGCGCCGGTGGGATCGAGACCCCACGCCTGCTGCTGAACGTGGGGCTTGCCAATTCCAGCGGTCAGGTCGGTCGCAACTTCATGGCGCACGTGGCGACCCAGGTCTGGGGCCGCTTCGATGCGTCCATGCGCATGAACCGGGGCTACCCCTCCTCGCTGATCAGTGAAGACATGCTGCGGCCTGCCGACGCCGATTTCGCCGGCGGCTACCTGATCCAGAGCCTCGGCGTTCAGCCGGTCACGCTGGCCAACAGCCTGGTGCGCGGTGCCGGCCTGTGGGGCGCCGAGCTGGTCTCGGTCCTGCAGGACTACAACCACCTGGCCGGCATCGGGATCAACGGCGAGTGCCTGCCTGGCGAGAACAATGTCCTGACCCTGGCCGCGGAAGACGACGACTTTGGCATGAAGAAGGCCCGCGTCGACTTCAGCTTCAACGACAACGAGCAGGCGCTCGATGCCCACGCCCAGCGGACGTTGCGGCAGATCTGGGAGGCGGCCGGGGCGCGGGACATCTTCGCGGTGGCGCGCTCGGCGCACACCCTCGGCACCTGTCGCATGGGCACCGATCGCAGCCGCGCCGTGGTCGATGCGGATGGCCGCTCGTTCGACATCGACAACCTGTACATCTGCGACAACTCCACCTTTCCCAGCGCGATGGCGGCCAATCCGGCCCTGACCCAGATGGCCTTGGGCCTGCGGACGGCCGATCGTTTCCTGGCGGCTTGA